A single window of Psychromonas ingrahamii 37 DNA harbors:
- a CDS encoding proline--tRNA ligase — protein MRTTNYLLSTQKEAPSDAVIVSHQLMLRAGMIRKLASGLYTWLPTGLRVLRKVETIVREEMERAGGVEVLMPIVQPADLWLETGRWDQYGGELLRIKDRHTRDFVLGPTHEEVITELVRKEVNSYKQLPLNLFQIQTKFRDETRPRFGVMRAREFTMKDAYSFHMDQACLEKTYQKMFDAYCRIFDRLGLEYRPVIADTGSIGGSASHEFHVLAQSGEDAIVFSTESDYAANIEKAEALAPSTVLAAPTAEMGLLDTPNAKTIAELVSKHGIAIEKTVKTLFVKASDQIETELIALIIRGDHELNEIKAENLASVAAPLEFASESEIRALVNAGPGSLGPVSLPVPFIVDRSVAVMSDFSAGANIDNKHYCNINWGRDVELAQVEDLRNVVEGDPSPCGSGTLSMARGIEVGHIFQLGDTYTKAMNAGVLNQQGKNQILTMGCYGIGISRIVAAAIEQNNDKNGIIWNNTLAPFSVVIVPMNMHKSHRVAELAEKYYAELQAAGIEVLFDDRKERPGIMFADAELMGIPHTLVIGDRSLDNGVIEYKDRLSGVKQEVAIDEVINFIKAQLA, from the coding sequence ATGCGCACGACCAACTACTTACTTTCAACTCAAAAAGAAGCACCCAGCGATGCGGTAATTGTAAGCCATCAGCTTATGTTACGTGCAGGCATGATCCGTAAATTAGCATCGGGTTTATATACCTGGTTACCGACGGGGTTACGGGTTTTACGTAAAGTTGAAACTATCGTGCGTGAAGAGATGGAACGAGCCGGAGGTGTTGAAGTCTTAATGCCAATTGTGCAACCTGCAGATCTTTGGCTAGAAACAGGTCGCTGGGATCAATACGGCGGTGAGCTGTTACGTATTAAAGATCGCCATACACGTGATTTTGTATTGGGCCCAACACACGAGGAAGTGATCACTGAGCTTGTGCGCAAAGAAGTAAACAGTTACAAACAGCTACCACTCAATCTTTTCCAAATTCAGACAAAATTCCGCGATGAAACTCGTCCGCGTTTTGGTGTTATGCGTGCGCGCGAATTTACCATGAAAGATGCGTACTCTTTTCATATGGATCAAGCTTGTCTGGAAAAAACATATCAGAAAATGTTTGACGCTTATTGTCGTATCTTTGACCGCTTAGGTCTTGAATACCGCCCTGTTATTGCCGATACTGGAAGTATTGGCGGCAGTGCATCTCATGAATTCCACGTACTTGCGCAAAGCGGTGAAGATGCCATTGTTTTCTCAACTGAAAGTGATTACGCGGCAAATATTGAAAAAGCAGAAGCATTGGCACCGAGCACTGTTCTTGCAGCACCCACTGCTGAAATGGGACTGCTTGATACCCCAAATGCAAAAACTATCGCTGAACTCGTTTCGAAACATGGCATTGCTATTGAAAAGACGGTCAAAACTTTATTTGTTAAAGCGTCTGATCAAATTGAAACGGAGCTGATCGCGCTTATCATCCGTGGTGATCACGAACTTAATGAGATTAAAGCTGAAAATTTAGCCTCTGTCGCTGCTCCACTTGAATTCGCCAGCGAAAGTGAAATCAGAGCATTGGTTAATGCAGGCCCGGGCTCACTGGGTCCAGTTTCTCTACCAGTGCCCTTTATTGTTGACCGTTCAGTGGCTGTTATGAGCGACTTTAGTGCCGGTGCAAACATTGATAATAAACATTACTGCAACATTAACTGGGGCCGCGACGTTGAACTTGCTCAAGTTGAAGATCTGCGTAATGTCGTTGAAGGTGATCCAAGCCCCTGCGGTAGTGGAACACTTTCAATGGCACGGGGTATCGAAGTGGGACATATTTTCCAACTGGGTGATACTTATACTAAAGCGATGAATGCCGGCGTACTTAACCAGCAAGGTAAAAACCAGATATTAACCATGGGTTGTTACGGCATTGGTATCTCACGTATTGTTGCTGCTGCTATTGAGCAAAACAATGATAAAAATGGCATTATTTGGAACAATACACTGGCGCCTTTTTCGGTAGTTATTGTCCCAATGAATATGCATAAATCACATCGTGTCGCAGAACTTGCTGAAAAATACTATGCAGAATTACAAGCAGCAGGTATCGAGGTGTTATTTGACGATCGTAAAGAACGCCCTGGTATTATGTTTGCGGATGCAGAGCTTATGGGTATTCCACATACCCTGGTGATTGGAGATCGTAGTTTGGATAATGGCGTGATTGAATATAAAGATCGCCTATCGGGTGTAAAACAGGAAGTTGCTATTGATGAGGTTATTAACTTTATCAAAGCCCAACTCGCTTAA
- the rraA gene encoding ribonuclease E activity regulator RraA, with protein sequence MHYNTSLLCDIYADTVDVVEPLLTNFGGRNSFAGEVVTIKCFESVGLIYKALEENGLGKVLLVDGGGSLRRALVNAHIAELAVENGWEGIVVNGCVREVDLLEDLDIGIQAITAIPVGAEDTQIGEVNSPVNFAGVTFLPEDILYADSTGIIISPEPLNAEALTESDEIA encoded by the coding sequence ATGCATTACAATACTTCCCTCCTTTGCGATATTTACGCTGATACTGTTGATGTTGTTGAACCCCTGTTAACCAATTTTGGTGGGCGAAACTCTTTTGCCGGAGAAGTTGTCACCATCAAGTGTTTTGAGTCAGTTGGTCTGATTTATAAAGCACTTGAAGAAAATGGGTTAGGAAAGGTCTTACTGGTCGATGGTGGTGGTTCATTACGCCGTGCTTTAGTTAATGCACACATTGCTGAACTTGCTGTTGAAAATGGCTGGGAAGGTATTGTCGTAAACGGCTGTGTACGTGAAGTGGATCTTCTTGAAGATTTAGATATAGGTATACAGGCAATCACTGCAATTCCTGTCGGGGCTGAAGATACACAAATAGGAGAGGTCAACTCGCCAGTTAACTTTGCCGGTGTGACTTTCCTACCTGAAGATATTTTATATGCCGATAGTACCGGTATTATTATTTCGCCGGAGCCGCTCAATGCAGAGGCATTGACAGAATCAGATGAAATAGCTTAG
- a CDS encoding alpha/beta fold hydrolase encodes MKKASQLRLLLPFLFLLSSALTSAENDMENNPYGLTTEAELSDTFNSKINAFWKKNAISVSLQGVDNKRLHTISIKTGNANAIVISQGRNESVLKYKELAFDLNRQGYDLYLIDHRGQGFSERLGGDQDHGHVVHFQDYVDDLNRYILSLDLANNYQHNYLLAHSMGGTISALYLEQYNHPFQAAILLSPMMSINLGSIPSFIAKLLTFSGAEVCSWFSDQSCYVFGGKEYKPRAFIGNDLTSSEVRFNASQNTYIEFPETQLGDASMRWVAQSLSATGQVVDNANKINIPILLLQAGADQVVTAAGQNQFFKNITQCKAKQFLTIPNAKHEIYLEKDQSRLVALNAALEFLEASQQGTLRCTK; translated from the coding sequence ATGAAAAAAGCTTCTCAACTAAGATTACTGCTACCTTTTTTATTTTTACTTTCTAGCGCACTGACCTCCGCGGAAAATGACATGGAAAATAATCCCTACGGTTTAACAACTGAAGCCGAACTGAGTGATACTTTTAACAGTAAGATAAATGCATTTTGGAAAAAAAATGCAATCTCAGTTTCCTTACAAGGCGTTGACAATAAAAGACTGCATACTATTAGTATTAAAACCGGTAATGCTAACGCGATAGTGATTAGCCAGGGTCGAAACGAGAGTGTCTTAAAATACAAGGAACTTGCCTTTGATCTTAACCGTCAAGGTTATGATCTTTATTTAATTGATCACCGAGGTCAAGGATTTTCAGAACGCTTAGGCGGAGATCAAGATCACGGGCATGTTGTTCATTTCCAAGATTATGTCGATGACCTTAACCGTTATATTTTATCCTTAGACTTAGCCAACAATTACCAGCATAATTACCTGCTAGCACACTCAATGGGCGGCACGATAAGCGCGCTATACCTCGAACAATATAACCACCCATTTCAGGCAGCCATATTATTAAGCCCCATGATGTCAATCAATTTAGGCAGCATACCCAGTTTTATTGCCAAGCTATTAACCTTCAGTGGTGCCGAAGTGTGCAGCTGGTTTAGCGATCAATCCTGTTATGTGTTCGGTGGCAAAGAATATAAGCCCAGAGCATTTATCGGTAATGATTTAACCTCCAGCGAAGTGCGTTTTAATGCATCACAAAATACCTACATAGAGTTTCCTGAAACACAACTTGGTGATGCGAGTATGCGCTGGGTTGCCCAAAGCCTTAGCGCCACTGGGCAGGTGGTGGATAACGCCAATAAAATAAATATTCCAATTCTATTACTGCAAGCAGGAGCCGATCAGGTTGTGACAGCGGCAGGGCAAAATCAATTTTTTAAAAATATTACCCAGTGTAAAGCGAAACAATTTCTCACTATACCCAATGCAAAACATGAGATATATTTAGAAAAAGATCAATCCCGATTAGTGGCTTTAAATGCAGCACTTGAATTTTTGGAAGCATCACAACAAGGCACACTGCGATGTACAAAATAG
- the pyrB gene encoding aspartate carbamoyltransferase, whose product MNNPLYQKNIISISDLSRAELELILTTAQSLKHNPQPELLKNKVIASCFFEASTRTRLSFATAVQRLGGTVIGFDNAGNTSLAQKGETLADSVKIIASYADAFFIRHPQEGAARLAAEFTNIPVINGGDGSNQHPTQTLLDLFTIYETQNRLDNLNIAFVGDLKYGRTVHSLAQALSLFNCNFYFIAPEALAMPDYILEELNEKGINYSVHSSIEEVVDSLDVLYMTRVQKERFDETEYQHIKSAFLLNADMLENVRENLKVLHPLPRVDEININVDKTPYAYYFQQAQNGIYARQALLALLLTNHFQDQA is encoded by the coding sequence ATGAATAATCCATTATATCAAAAAAATATTATCTCCATCTCCGACCTTTCTCGTGCAGAGCTTGAACTTATTCTAACAACAGCTCAATCATTAAAACACAACCCGCAACCCGAGCTGTTAAAAAATAAAGTTATTGCCAGTTGTTTCTTTGAAGCGTCAACACGAACCCGCCTTTCATTTGCAACAGCAGTGCAGAGGTTGGGAGGAACTGTGATTGGTTTTGATAATGCAGGAAATACCTCATTAGCACAAAAAGGGGAAACACTGGCAGATTCAGTTAAAATAATCGCTTCTTATGCTGACGCTTTTTTTATACGCCACCCGCAGGAAGGTGCGGCTCGTTTAGCGGCGGAATTTACCAACATCCCTGTTATCAATGGTGGAGACGGATCGAATCAACATCCTACGCAAACATTATTAGATCTGTTTACCATTTATGAAACGCAAAACAGACTCGATAACCTGAATATTGCCTTTGTAGGCGATCTAAAATATGGCCGAACAGTGCACTCATTGGCACAAGCTTTGTCTTTATTTAACTGTAATTTCTATTTTATCGCTCCAGAAGCTTTGGCAATGCCCGACTACATACTGGAAGAACTTAATGAGAAAGGGATCAATTATTCTGTGCATAGCAGTATTGAAGAGGTTGTTGATTCACTCGATGTGTTGTATATGACAAGGGTGCAAAAAGAACGTTTTGATGAAACGGAATATCAACATATTAAATCCGCATTTTTGTTAAATGCAGATATGTTAGAAAACGTGCGGGAAAACTTAAAAGTACTGCACCCGTTACCTCGTGTGGATGAAATTAATATCAATGTCGATAAGACACCCTATGCTTATTATTTTCAACAAGCTCAAAATGGCATTTATGCACGACAGGCTTTATTGGCTTTATTGTTAACAAACCATTTCCAAGATCAAGCGTAA
- a CDS encoding cell division protein ZapB yields the protein MTLDLLEQLESKIQNTVDTIALLQMEVEELKEDKQVLTEKGEQLQAENIRLTEEHQKWQSRLSALVGKIEETES from the coding sequence ATGACATTGGATCTTTTAGAACAGTTAGAAAGTAAAATTCAAAACACGGTAGATACCATTGCGTTGCTGCAAATGGAAGTTGAAGAGCTCAAAGAAGATAAGCAGGTTTTAACTGAAAAAGGTGAGCAGTTACAGGCAGAAAATATCCGATTAACAGAAGAGCACCAGAAATGGCAATCTCGTTTAAGTGCCTTAGTGGGTAAAATAGAAGAAACTGAAAGCTAA
- the gmhB gene encoding D-glycero-beta-D-manno-heptose 1,7-bisphosphate 7-phosphatase yields MTVANGKRAVFLDRDGVINVDNGYVSQRDDFEFIDGVIDACKALKEKGYLLVVITNQSGIARGYFSEEQFHTLTEWMDWSLADRGVDLDGFYYCPHHAEKGIGEYKIDCDCRKPKPGMLISAIEDLDIDASQSILVGDKVSDIQAGLAAGINTNYLVRTGKTITAEGEKIATAVFDDLNSIVKLL; encoded by the coding sequence ATGACAGTAGCCAATGGAAAACGTGCCGTTTTTCTTGATAGAGATGGGGTAATAAATGTCGACAATGGTTATGTATCACAGCGTGATGATTTTGAATTTATCGACGGCGTCATTGATGCCTGCAAAGCACTTAAAGAAAAAGGCTACCTATTAGTTGTTATAACCAATCAGTCCGGTATTGCACGGGGATATTTCAGTGAAGAGCAATTCCATACCTTAACAGAGTGGATGGATTGGTCATTAGCAGATAGGGGGGTTGACTTAGATGGTTTCTATTATTGCCCGCATCATGCCGAAAAGGGTATTGGCGAATATAAAATTGATTGCGATTGCCGCAAGCCAAAACCTGGCATGCTGATCAGTGCCATTGAAGACCTGGATATAGATGCAAGTCAGTCAATATTAGTCGGGGATAAAGTTTCTGATATACAAGCCGGTTTAGCTGCCGGAATAAACACCAACTATTTAGTCCGAACAGGAAAAACGATCACAGCAGAGGGTGAAAAAATCGCAACAGCCGTATTTGATGATTTGAACAGTATAGTTAAGCTGCTGTAA
- the tsaA gene encoding tRNA (N6-threonylcarbamoyladenosine(37)-N6)-methyltransferase TrmO has product MGNNIVFDSIAIIHSPYKEKFAVPRQPGLVPSAIAELEILFPYDDINAFLGLQEFSHLWLVFIFHKNRNPDKWSPTVRPPRLGGNKRLGVFATRSPCRPNPIGLSLVEFHGIKQVNGKIFLMLSNIDLVDGTPIIDIKPYIPYADSKPQALAGFAQLQPESLMQVEFSTEAQKAINLLEDGYPELQQLIIEVLQQDPRPAYKKTKEDPKKYAVHLLDFNISWINAGSTTTVLDVEPLV; this is encoded by the coding sequence ATGGGGAATAACATAGTGTTTGATTCAATAGCGATAATCCATTCCCCCTATAAAGAGAAGTTTGCTGTGCCTCGCCAGCCTGGGTTAGTTCCCAGTGCCATCGCTGAGCTGGAAATATTATTTCCTTATGATGATATTAACGCTTTTTTGGGTTTACAGGAATTCAGTCATTTATGGTTAGTGTTTATTTTCCATAAAAATCGCAACCCAGATAAATGGAGTCCCACCGTACGACCGCCTCGACTCGGTGGTAACAAACGCTTAGGTGTTTTTGCAACACGTTCACCCTGCCGTCCAAACCCCATTGGTTTATCACTGGTTGAATTTCACGGCATTAAACAAGTTAATGGTAAGATTTTTTTAATGTTGAGTAATATCGATTTAGTCGATGGCACTCCAATTATTGATATCAAACCTTATATTCCCTATGCAGATTCAAAACCACAGGCGCTAGCCGGTTTTGCTCAGCTGCAGCCTGAATCCTTAATGCAGGTCGAATTTTCAACTGAGGCTCAAAAAGCAATTAACTTGCTTGAAGATGGCTACCCTGAACTGCAGCAATTGATTATTGAAGTACTGCAACAAGACCCGCGCCCTGCTTATAAAAAGACAAAAGAAGATCCAAAAAAATATGCAGTGCATCTTCTCGACTTTAATATCTCTTGGATTAATGCAGGGTCAACCACTACAGTGCTCGATGTTGAGCCACTGGTTTAG
- the rcsF gene encoding Rcs stress response system protein RcsF: MLLCHSSRVPSIDKEHLMLRFIIISFTVLLTTACSNLDFSSNLDKKNFDDYFKPSRVTVYEKPQLQGLDYQFIAAVDGSSCQQEEIDRPADIKEARTNARIKAAEMNANGIVFQNCLIFEQDASCISNIICYARAISVKLSDGE, from the coding sequence ATGTTATTATGCCATTCATCGCGAGTCCCTTCTATTGATAAAGAGCATCTTATGTTACGTTTTATTATTATCTCTTTTACCGTCCTTTTAACCACAGCTTGTAGTAACCTTGACTTTTCGTCTAATCTCGACAAGAAAAATTTTGATGATTATTTCAAACCCTCACGCGTCACTGTTTACGAAAAACCGCAATTGCAGGGGCTCGATTATCAATTTATTGCAGCAGTTGACGGCAGTAGCTGCCAGCAAGAGGAAATAGATCGCCCTGCAGATATTAAAGAAGCACGTACTAATGCCCGCATTAAAGCCGCTGAGATGAACGCTAACGGTATCGTTTTTCAAAACTGCTTGATTTTTGAACAAGACGCATCCTGCATCAGCAACATTATTTGTTATGCTCGTGCTATTAGTGTGAAACTTTCTGATGGGGAATAA
- a CDS encoding DUF1653 domain-containing protein gives MKKEIKLGQYRHYKGGLYRVENIATHSENEEKMVVYRPQYGEQALWVRPLDMFVEEIEIEGKKQPRFLFIGET, from the coding sequence ATGAAAAAAGAGATTAAGCTCGGTCAATACCGTCATTATAAAGGCGGTCTGTATAGGGTTGAGAATATCGCCACACACAGTGAAAACGAAGAGAAAATGGTGGTTTACCGTCCGCAGTATGGTGAGCAAGCCCTGTGGGTAAGACCACTTGATATGTTTGTAGAAGAGATCGAGATTGAGGGGAAAAAACAACCACGATTTCTTTTTATTGGCGAGACCTGA
- a CDS encoding rhomboid family intramembrane serine protease produces MNRYLLAGKYSAGIMLFCSMVLMVNAVLPMDLNQFGIVPRSFDHLSGIFMAPFLHGSWLHLLSNFLPFIVFGTLIGAQGSKRFWLLFLLHISSTGMLVWLFARGNSVHIGMSGVIYAFWGYLIVYGFVRGKILHLVISLLMLIFYGGLVFGVFPTKFGVSFESHLLGALVGAASGYYFAKPVAQHRAL; encoded by the coding sequence ATGAATCGTTATCTATTAGCTGGAAAATATAGTGCAGGCATCATGCTGTTTTGCAGCATGGTTTTAATGGTTAATGCTGTATTACCGATGGATTTAAATCAGTTCGGTATTGTCCCCCGTTCCTTTGATCATCTCAGTGGTATTTTTATGGCGCCTTTTCTACATGGAAGCTGGTTGCACCTGCTCAGTAATTTTTTACCCTTTATAGTCTTTGGAACCTTAATTGGTGCGCAGGGTAGCAAACGATTCTGGCTGTTATTTCTCCTGCATATCAGCTCTACGGGAATGTTAGTGTGGTTATTCGCACGAGGTAACAGCGTACACATCGGAATGAGCGGGGTAATTTATGCCTTCTGGGGCTATTTAATCGTTTATGGTTTTGTTCGGGGAAAAATCCTGCACCTTGTGATCTCGCTGCTGATGCTTATTTTTTACGGAGGATTAGTTTTTGGCGTCTTTCCAACAAAATTTGGCGTGTCATTTGAGAGTCACCTGTTAGGCGCATTAGTCGGCGCTGCCAGTGGCTATTATTTTGCTAAACCAGTGGCTCAACATCGAGCACTGTAG
- a CDS encoding Cof-type HAD-IIB family hydrolase, translating to MYKIAISDLDGTLLGPDHRISVKTEETIQRWVQSGRKFVIATGRHYIEAKHLQESLNIPIYLITSNGARIHNKEGKIIHQQNLPSNIAQEICDTVFSDAVQINLFTDQNWYANYPLAELDGMGLDAGFNCIKADLSKLDKSNTIKIFFYAEAELLQPVYDLLAARYGDKINLTFSLTKCLEVMCANTNKGEAVKVVLKRKSLEISDAIAFGDGMNDLEMLLAVAKPIVMANAQYALKEALPNVEKTLSSKEHGVAVIMERYLT from the coding sequence ATGTACAAAATAGCTATTTCAGATCTCGACGGTACCCTGCTAGGCCCGGATCATCGCATCTCAGTAAAAACAGAAGAAACAATTCAACGCTGGGTACAAAGTGGCCGAAAATTTGTGATCGCAACGGGCAGGCACTATATCGAAGCAAAACATTTACAAGAATCCTTAAATATCCCCATTTATTTAATCACTTCAAATGGAGCACGCATTCACAATAAAGAAGGAAAAATTATTCATCAACAGAATTTGCCCAGTAATATAGCACAAGAGATTTGCGATACTGTATTTTCTGATGCAGTGCAAATAAACCTCTTCACAGACCAAAACTGGTATGCCAACTATCCTCTGGCAGAACTTGATGGAATGGGATTAGACGCAGGCTTTAACTGCATCAAAGCCGATCTCAGCAAACTTGATAAAAGTAATACGATTAAGATATTTTTCTATGCGGAAGCTGAATTATTACAACCCGTTTATGACTTATTAGCGGCGCGTTACGGTGATAAAATCAACCTCACTTTTTCTTTGACAAAGTGTCTGGAGGTGATGTGTGCCAATACCAATAAAGGTGAAGCCGTTAAAGTCGTGTTAAAAAGAAAAAGCCTGGAAATTTCCGATGCCATTGCATTTGGAGATGGTATGAATGATCTTGAAATGTTACTCGCAGTGGCGAAACCTATCGTAATGGCAAATGCCCAGTATGCGCTAAAAGAGGCGCTGCCTAATGTAGAAAAAACGCTTTCATCTAAAGAGCACGGTGTGGCGGTAATAATGGAACGATATTTAACCTAG
- the pyrI gene encoding aspartate carbamoyltransferase regulatory subunit, translated as MQKKLQVEAIEHGSVIDHIPVQQGVKIIRFFNLTQTNEKITIGLNLATHTGQKKDLIKVENTFISDKQANQLALFAPHATINQIKDFKVVNKFQVQLPDSFIDVLACPNSNCISHHEPVDTRFYVKKKSTLKLKCHYCEKTFDHLFFSELD; from the coding sequence ATGCAAAAGAAATTACAAGTAGAAGCAATTGAGCACGGCTCCGTCATTGATCACATCCCGGTTCAACAGGGCGTCAAAATCATCCGATTTTTTAACTTAACACAAACCAATGAAAAAATTACCATCGGCCTGAACCTGGCAACCCACACCGGGCAAAAAAAAGATCTGATAAAAGTCGAAAATACTTTTATCAGCGATAAACAAGCCAATCAGCTGGCCTTATTTGCACCCCATGCCACTATTAATCAGATAAAAGATTTTAAGGTGGTCAATAAATTTCAGGTGCAGCTACCAGACTCTTTTATTGATGTGTTAGCTTGCCCGAACAGTAACTGCATCAGTCATCATGAGCCAGTAGATACACGTTTTTATGTCAAGAAAAAATCCACTCTCAAACTAAAGTGTCATTATTGTGAAAAAACCTTTGATCATTTATTTTTCAGTGAATTAGACTAA
- the dacB gene encoding D-alanyl-D-alanine carboxypeptidase/D-alanyl-D-alanine endopeptidase — protein MFKRILCFALFLLPVNLLADQWSALHALLPKGTQLSYLVLDPANNQLLAESNAEILRTPASLQKLLTATAAKLYLGENFRYQTTLEGNKSHIKNNHYQGDIRLRFVGDPTLSRADIKEMLTSFKALGVKQIRGDLLINAAHFSGYQWSDGQAWNDLGVCYTSPSNAIIVNRNCVLGNLSVVSADAKKARLFIPSYEPVEISSNVDVVTSAQRDEQFCALKMTRNSDNRYHLWGCMVPRNRPFGLAFSVNDPFAYASQIIESELKNVGIKLTGKVKIEQIKTAKKVSQVLVKYQSPELGKLLEIMLKDSDNLIADSLFKTLGAAYFQQDGNFLNGAKALKLILQENGVDLENAYLADGSGLSRHNLMSAKLFMTVLKYVYQNDAKLNLLDSFSIAGVDGTLHYHKGVAGPLLKGNIVAKTGSMKGVANLLGIVKTARGERLFALIINGYNWPETDLTKATKSPVVIFEHAFFETIIKSSRK, from the coding sequence ATGTTTAAGCGTATTCTGTGTTTTGCTTTATTTCTACTGCCGGTAAATTTACTGGCTGATCAATGGTCAGCACTGCATGCTTTATTACCTAAAGGGACACAGCTTTCTTATTTGGTATTGGATCCTGCCAATAATCAATTGCTTGCTGAGTCCAATGCCGAGATCCTGCGTACTCCGGCAAGCTTACAGAAGTTATTAACAGCGACGGCTGCCAAGTTATATCTAGGTGAAAATTTTCGCTATCAAACAACCCTTGAGGGCAACAAAAGTCACATTAAAAATAATCATTATCAGGGTGATATTCGCTTACGTTTTGTTGGGGATCCCACCCTGTCGCGTGCAGATATCAAAGAGATGCTAACATCTTTTAAAGCATTGGGTGTCAAGCAGATAAGGGGTGATCTTTTAATTAACGCGGCTCATTTTAGCGGCTATCAATGGAGTGATGGTCAGGCCTGGAATGATTTGGGTGTCTGTTATACCTCTCCGTCAAATGCCATTATTGTTAACAGAAATTGCGTATTAGGTAACCTCAGCGTAGTGAGTGCAGATGCCAAAAAAGCGCGTTTATTTATTCCAAGTTATGAACCCGTTGAGATAAGCAGTAACGTCGATGTGGTCACATCTGCGCAGCGAGATGAGCAATTTTGCGCCTTAAAAATGACCCGTAATAGTGATAACCGTTACCATTTATGGGGTTGTATGGTGCCGAGGAATCGTCCTTTTGGTTTGGCTTTTTCGGTCAACGATCCCTTTGCATATGCGAGTCAAATTATTGAATCAGAACTAAAAAATGTCGGTATTAAGTTGACTGGTAAGGTGAAAATTGAGCAGATAAAAACAGCTAAGAAAGTCTCGCAAGTATTAGTTAAGTATCAATCCCCTGAGCTAGGGAAATTATTGGAAATTATGCTCAAAGACTCAGATAATTTAATTGCGGATAGTCTTTTCAAAACACTGGGTGCTGCCTATTTTCAACAGGACGGCAATTTTCTCAATGGTGCTAAGGCGCTTAAATTAATTCTGCAGGAGAACGGTGTTGATTTAGAAAATGCTTATCTGGCCGATGGTTCCGGGTTATCTCGTCATAATTTAATGAGTGCTAAATTGTTTATGACTGTCCTTAAATATGTTTACCAAAATGATGCTAAATTAAACTTGTTAGACAGTTTTTCAATTGCTGGAGTAGACGGCACACTGCATTACCATAAAGGGGTCGCAGGACCTTTGTTAAAAGGTAATATTGTTGCAAAAACGGGGTCGATGAAAGGTGTGGCAAACTTATTGGGTATTGTTAAAACGGCGCGTGGGGAGCGTCTTTTTGCTTTAATTATAAACGGCTATAATTGGCCTGAGACCGATTTAACTAAAGCCACAAAATCACCTGTTGTTATTTTTGAACATGCTTTTTTTGAAACAATAATAAAGTCTTCCCGCAAATAA